A single genomic interval of Schistocerca americana isolate TAMUIC-IGC-003095 chromosome 2, iqSchAmer2.1, whole genome shotgun sequence harbors:
- the LOC124594251 gene encoding GATA zinc finger domain-containing protein 15-like yields MKQISSVNSKVNEVTNNLQTVNSKVVNLETNILVVYIVNGGSSQRHQNNNNNNNNNYGSRSNNNFGNNQNNNRNEQSRNGNISHENNNQENRHHNRQNNYQINRADYDKTFSDFMMMEISEDTSKAENNFNLSTDDLTNLFDENLLSEKDVTESKDHIPKLNYVYVLTGKSSSTSDSDCDVRTCVVEVKVHVGADNVANEYFYAVDADADVQLIPIEVSKILHSCYRKEDEDKLISDKILKLLEENEKSVAKGDYCDSIKFKNNSCKLPLSTLQPKLGNEDQINAYLNYVHSHLFENTDLGVMILAIKFG; encoded by the exons ATGA AACAAATATCTTCTGTAAACAGCAAAGTGAATGAAGTAACAAATAATCTTCAAACAGTCAACTCTAAAGTTGTAAATCTGGAGACTAATATTTTAGTAGTATATATAGTG AATGGAGGGTCGTCACAACgccaccagaacaacaacaacaacaacaacaacaactatggtagtagaagtaataataattttggtaacaaCCAGAATAACAATAGAAATGAGCAGAGCAGAAATGGTAACATATCCCATGAAAATAACAATCAGGAAAACAG ACACCACAATAGACAGAATAACTACCAGATAAACAGAGCTGATTATGATAAAACATTTTCAGACTTCATGATGATGGAAATAAGTGAAGATACTAgtaaagcagaaaataattttaatcttAGTACAGATGATTTGACTAACTTATTCGATGAGAATT TATTGTCTGAAAAAGATGTGACAGAAAGTAAGGATCATATACCTAAGTTAAATTATGTTTATGTGCTCACTGGTAAAAGTTCTAGTACTTCTGATAGTGATTGTGATGTGAGGACGTGTGTAGTTGAAGTCAAGGTTCATGTAGGTGCAGATAATGTTGCTAATGAGTATTTTTATGCTgttgatgctgatgctgatgtt CAGTTGATACCCATCGAGGTCAGTAAGATATTACATAGTTGTTACCGTAAGGAGGATGAAGATAAGCTAATTAGTGATAAGATACTGAAACTATTGGAAGAGAATGAGAAATCTGTAGCAAAAGGTGATTATTGTGATAGTATTAAATTCAAAAACAATAGTTGTAAGCTACCTTTAAGTACTTTACAACCTAAGTTAGGAAATGAGGATCAAATAAATGCATATTTAAATT ATGTACACTCACACTTATTTGAGAACACTGATCTAGGTGTGATGATTCTGGCCATTAAATTTGGAtga